The genomic stretch CAGCACGCGGCTGCCGAGCGACGGCGGCGCGGTCAGGCGGATCAGGCCGTCGTCGTCGCCGCGGCTGGCACGGACCTGTTCGAGCGCTTCGTCGAGCTGGCGCATGCCGGGCGCGGTCAGCTCGAACAGCCGTGCGCCTTCCTCGGTCAGGCTGAGCTTGCGCGTGGTCCGGTGCAGCAGGCGCACGCCCAGGTGGGCCTCTAGCGAGCGCACCGCCTTGCTCGCCGCCTGCGGCGTGACACCGGCCTCGACCGCGGCACGCCGGAAACTGCCTGCGCGCACCACGCCGAGGAAGAGGGTGAGGACCCGGGCCTTGTCCATGACTGGAAATCGGAGGTTGGCAAGACGGCCATCATAGCGCCAGTGACGACGGGATCGACGGGATGGCCCTGGTGTGCCATCGCGCCCGGTTCGAAGGACGACTACCGCATTGCAGCGCGCATGCTGGGGCGCAGCACGCGGGACCAGGCCGCCGGCCGATGCGCTGTGGCAACTGCCACAGCTACCGCGGGCCGCAGTGTCATCCGTTTGTAATTAAGACCCTGGCCTTCCTTGTAATCCGTGGATTCTTGGCGCGCGCAGCGTGTGCTGGCGCCTGCAATGGTCGCTGGTGCGCCGCCCGATGCACCGGTAAACCAAGGCACGAATGTTGCGGCGGATCCTGGCAGCGATGGGTATATCGCTGGCCCGAGCGTCATGTGACCGGGTCGACCATCCACCCGCCACAAGGCGTCGGTTGAGGCCGCGTCGGGACCTCTGGAACAAGGAGAGCTGTCATGAATATCGTCTGGCTTGTTGGAGCCGTAGTCATCATTCTCGCGGTACTCAGCTTCTTCGGCTTGCGCTAGGCCACATCGCGTAGCGTACCGCGCAGCGCCACCGGCACGACTGCCGCGGCGTGCGCGTACCGCGGCATCGCGTAATGCCCTTGCTGCAGTGCGGCGTGGCAGCGCCACGCCCGCTCCTCTGTTTCCCTTTCCCCGAGCAATTTCATCTGTTCCGACGACGAGCTTTTGCGCCTGTCCTGCCAACAATGTGCGGCCAAGACAGCGACAAACCATCCGAGGAGACAGACATGAGCACGCATCCGTTCGACCTGACCGGCAAGGTGGCACTGGTGACCGGCGGCAATGGCGGCATTGGCCTGGGCATCGCTGAAGGACTGGCCGCGGCCGGTGCCGATATCGCGATCTGGGGCACCAACGCGGACAAGAACGCCGCCGCCGCGGACCGGCTGGGACGGCACGGGCGCAAGGTGCATACGGAGCTTTGCGACGTGGGCGACGAGCAGGCGGTCGATGCCGCGATCGCGCGCACGGTGGCGGCGCTGGGCCGCATCGACGGCTGCTTTGCCAACGCCGGCGTCGGCAGCGGCAGCAAGGCTCCGTTCGACCAGCTCGAGACCGAGGCCTGGCGCCGCACCTTGCGGGTCAACCTGGACGGCGCCTTTTTCACGCTGCGTGCGGCAGTGCGGCAGATGCTGGTGCAGGGCGAGGGCGGCGTGCTGTGCAGCACGGCCTCGGTCGCCGCCATCGAAGGCGCGCCGCGCGCCGAGCACTACGCCGCCACCAAGGGCGGCGTGATCTCGATGATGCGCGGGCTGGCCGTCGAGTATGCGCGCAAGGGCATACGCGCCCATTCGATCCTGCCGGGCTGGATCAGGACCGAGATGACCAGCGCGGCGCAGGGCAACGATGCCTTCCAGGAGATGGTGCACAAGCGCGTGCCGATGCGCCGCTGGGGCGAGGGCAGCGACTTCGCCGGCATCGCGGTCTACCTGATGAGCCCAGCTTCGGCCTACCACACCGGCGATACCTTCGTCATCGACGGCGGCTATACGTTGTTCTGACCGCTGTTCTGACGCCTGGGGCCCACCGGCCAGACCCTGCCGCCGCCGACCACATAGGCGCGCTCGTCGGCCTGCGGCCGCACTGTGGCATGGCCGGTGAAGGCGCCGAACGCGGGCAGGATGGCGCCGCGCGGCCCGAACAGGAAGCACGGCAGGCGCAGGCTGTCGGCGCCGCTGCCGCGCAAGCGGCAGGCCGGGTGCAGGTGACCGGCGAGCACATAGCCGAGCGGTGAAGTGCCGGGCATATGGCACAGCGCGAACGGCCCCGCCACCGCCGGCTCGGACACCACGGCAATCTCGAGCGACGCGGGCGGGTCGCCCGCGCGCGCGTCGTGGTTGCCGCGCACCAACGTGCAGCGCAAGTGCGCCGGCAATTCTTGACGCCAGTCGTACAGCGCCTGCAATACCGACGGCGTGCGCGACGCGCGCGCGTGCAGGAAGTCGCCCAGGAACACCAGTTCGTCGACCGGCAGCTGCCGCACCAGGCGGGTCAGCACTGCGAGGTTGTCGCCGGTAGTGCCATGCGGCACCGGCTGCCCCAGCGCGCGGAACGCCGCGGCCTTGCCGAAGTGGACGTCGGCCACCATCAGCATGCCGGCCGCCGGCCACCACAGCGCATGTTCGGGCAGCAGCCACAGGGTCTCGCTGGCGGCAACCACCGCCATCGCGCCACCCTGCTCCAAAGTGCGGGCGTCGGGATTCATAGCAGCGGCAACGGCTTCGACGGCTTGCGCGGACGCCGCGGCCGGCGCGCGGTGCGGGCGGACGGGCCGGCATGGTCGGCCATGCCGAAGCGCGCGGCTTCGGCCACGGCATCGGCCATCATCCCGGCCGGCATGCCCGCGGCTTCGCCGGGCTCGGGCCCGGCCGCCAGTTCCAGGTCGGCCAGCATCCGGGCGATGCGATCGGCGAGCTTTTCGGTGCTGAGCTTCTCGCGCAGGAATTCCACCACCAGCGGGAACGACAGCGGCGTGGGCCGCTTCAGCGCGTGCAGGTCCAGCTTCAGTGCGGACAGCCGCTCCAGTGTCGCGGCGAGCCGGTGCGCGTCCAGCTCCTGCATCAGCACTTCGCGTTCGGCCTGGCCCAGCAGCAGGTTGCCGGGGTCGTGCTTGCGGAAGACCTCGTAGAACAGGCTGGATGATGCCTGCAGCTGGCGCGCGCTCTTGGGCGCGCCGGGGTAGCCCTGGAAGATCAGCCCGGCGATGCGGGCAATCTCGCGAAATCTTCGCAACGACAGCTCGCCGGCGTTGAGGCTGCCCAGCACGTCGGCAGCCAGGTCGCGCCGGCGCTCGTCGGCCAGGACCTGCGGCAGCCAGCGGGCCCAGTCCACCGGCGCCGACGCCAGCAGTTCCAGCCCGTAGTCGTTGACCGCCACCGAGAACGTAGCCGGCACCTGTTGTCCCAGCCGCCATGCCAGCAGGCTGCCCAGGCCAAGGTGGACCGAGCGCCCGGCGAACGGATAAAGGAACAGGTGCCAGCCTTCGCGAGATTGCAGCGATTCTGCCAGCAGGGTATGGCGCGACGGCAGCGCCGACCACTGCGCCTGCAGGTCGACCAGCGGCTGGATCAGCGGCAGCTCGGGGGTGTCGCGCAGATCCAGCCGGCCCGCCGCGGCGGCGGCGAGCGTGTCGATCACGGCCTCGGCCAGCTCGGTCGACATCGGCATCTTGCCGCCGTTCCAGCGCGGCACCACCGGGCGCCGGCCGGTGGCGCGGCGCACGAAGGCGGTCATCTCCTGCACCCGCACCAGTTCGAGCAGCCGGCCGCCGAACAGGAAGCAGTCGCCGGGCGCGAGCCGCGCGATAAAGCCTTCTTCCACCGAGCCCAGCGAGGCGCCGCCGCTGCCGGCGCGGCTCCAGTAGCGCACCTGCATGGTGGCATCGCTGACGATGGTGCCCACGCTCATGCGATGGCGCCGTGCCAGCCCCGCGTCCGGAACGCGCCAGACGCCTGCCTCGTCCGGCACCGCGCGGCGGAAATCCGGATACGCCGACAGCGTGGCGCCACCCTGGCGCACGAAGTCCAGGCACCACTGCCATTCCTCATCGGTCAGGCCGCGGTAGGCCCAGGCCGAGCGCACCTCGGCCAGCAACGCTCCGGGCCGGAAGCCGCCGCCCAGTGCCACCGTCACCAGGTGCTGCACCAGCACGTCGAGCGGTTTGTCGGGCGACTCGCGCGCCTCGATCCGGCCTGCCTGCACCGCGTGCCGCGCGGCCACGGCCTCGACCAGTTCCAGGCTGTGCGTGGGCACTACCGTCACGCGCGAGGCGCGGCCGGGCGCATGGCCGGAGCGCCCGGCGCGCTGCAGCAGGCGCGCCACCCCTTTGGGTGAGCCCACCTGCAGCACGCGCTCCACCGGCAGGAAGTCGACGCCAAGGTCCAGGCTGGAGGTGCACACCACCGCGCGCAGCGCGCCGTTCTTCAGGTTCAGCTCGACCCATTCGCGCACCGCACGGTCGAGCGAGCCGTGGTGCAGGGCAATCTCGCCGGCCCAGTCCGGCCGCGCGTCGAGCAGCGCCTGGTACCACAGCTCGGCCTGCGAGCGCGTATTCAGGAAGACCAGCGTGGTGCCGCCGTGCGCGAGTTCTTCGACCACATGCGGCAGCATCGACAGGCCCAGGTGGCCGGCAAACGGGAAGCGGCTGGCACTGTCGGGCAGCAGGGTATCGATCACCAGGGTCTTCGGCGTATGGCCGTGCACCAGTACGCGCCGCTCGCCGGGCACGCCGCTCAGCAGCACGTCGGCCGCGTGCGGCAGGTTGCCGAGCGTGGCCGACAGCCCCCATACCATCAGCGCGGGCTGCCATTGCCGCAGCCGCGCCAGCGCCAGCTGCACCTGCACGCCGCGCTTGTTGCCGAGCAGCTCGTGCCATTCGTCGACCACCACCATGCGCACGCGCCGCAGCGTGTCGTGCGCGTCGGCACGGGTCAGCATCAGCGTCAGGCTTTCGGGCGTGGTCACCAGCGCGGTCGGCAAGCGCCGCTGCTGCGCCGCGCGCTCGGCGCTGCCGGTGTCGCCGGTGCGCAGCGCCACGGTCCAGTCGAGATCCAGCTCGGCCAGCGGCGCCTGCAGCGCACGCGTGGTGTCGGCCGCCAGCGCGCGCATCGGCGTCAGCCACAGCACGGTCAGCGGCGGCGCGGGCTTGTCGTGCGACGGGGCCGCGCGCGGCGTGGCGAACGCCATCAGCGCGCCGAGCCACGCCGCATAGGTCTTGCCGGTGCCGGTGGTGGCGTGCAGCAGCCCGCTCTGCCCACGCGCGATCGCGGTCCAGACTTCGCGCTGGAAGGCGAAGGGCTGCCAGCCGCGCGCGTCGAACAGCGCCTGCATGCCCTGGGCCACGGTCAATGGAGGCGGGGTGGGCGCCGGATCGATCGCGGGCTGGCGCGCGGCGCGCGGCGGGTTCATGCCGCATCCTCCCGCGGCGCGCCGGGGACCGGCAGCATCGCTTCGAGCGTGGCCAGCGTATCGGCCTCGTCGATCGGCTTGTCGGTGCGCCAGCGCAGCATGCGCGGAAAGCGCACCGCGATGCCGCTCTTGTGGCGGCCGCTGCGGGCAATGCCTTCGAAGCCGAGCTCGAACACCTGGGTCGGCTCCACGCTGCGCACCGGCCCGAATTTCTCGACCGTGGTGCGGCGGACGATGGCGTCGACCGCGCGCATCTCGGCATCGGTCAGCCCGGAATAGGCCTTGGCGAACGGCACCAGCGTGCGGCCCGGCGTACCTGGCGGGCCGTTCCAGACCGCGAAGGTGAAGTCGGTATAGAGGCTGGCGCGGCGACCGTGGCCGCGCTGCGCGTAGACCAGCACGGCATCGATCGAGTAAGGGTCGATCTTCCACTTCCACCAGACCCCGACATCCTTGGTGCGGCCCGCGCCATAGGCCGCGCCCGCGGCCTTCAGCATGAAGCCCTCCACGCCCAGCTCGCGCGAGGCGTCGCGCAGGCGGGCATAGTGTTCCCAGCTGTCGGCCTCGACCAGCGGGCTCAGTTCCAGCGCGGGGTGGACGTGCGCCGCCACCACCTGTTCCAGCTGCGCACGGCGCTCGGCTTGCGGGCGGGTGCGCCAGTCCTCGCCCTGCCACTCGAGCAGGTCGTACGCCATCAGGAGCGCCGGTGCTTCGCGCAGCAGCCTGGTGCTCAGCGTCTTGCGGCCGATGCGCTGCTGCAGCAGCGCGAACGGCTGCACGCGCCCCTGCTGCCAGATCACGATCTCGCCGTCGAGCACGGTGCCGTCCGGCAGCGGCGCGGCGGCCTGCTGCAGTTCCGGGAAGCGTTCGGTGATCAGCTCCTCGCCGCGCGACCACAGCCAGGTCTGGCCGCCGCGCCGCACCAGCTGGGCGCGGATGCCGTCCCACTTCCACTCGACCAGCCACGCGCCGGGCGCGCCCAGCACGGTGTCGAACTGCTCGGCCGGGGCCTGCAGCGGATGGGCCAGGAAAAACGGATACGGCTGGCCGCCGGCGCGCAGCGCGCGGTCGTCTTCGTCCTCGGGCGCAAGCAAGGCCAGGAAGCGCGCCGCGTCGGGGCGCGCCGACAGGTCGGTGTAGCCGACCATGCGCTCGGCCACGCGCTTGGGGTCGATACCGGCCACCTCGCCCAGCGCGCGCGTCACCAGCAGCCGCGACACGCCCACGCGGAAGGCGCCGGTGATCAGCTTGAACAGCACCAGCCGGCCATGCGCGTCGAGCGGGCGCCACAGCGCATCGAGCCGCGGCTGCAGTGCTTCCGGCGGCAGTCCGCGCAACGGCAGCAGCCGCTGCTCGACCCATTCGGCCAGGCCGGCGTGATCGGCATCGCGCGGGTCCGGCAGCAGCAGCGCGATGGTTTCGGCGAGATCGCCGACCGCCTGATAGCTTTCCTCGAACAGCCAGTCGGGCAGGTCGGCGGCCTGCCGTGCCAGGTCGCGCAGCAGCGATACCGGCACGATCTGGCGCGGCTTGCCGCCCGCCAGGAAATAAACGGCCCACGCGGCATCCTCGGGCGGCGCGGTGCGCAAGTAATCGACCAGCGCGGCCAGCCGGGCCTTGGTCGACGTGGTGCCGTCGAGCGCGGCGTAGAGGTCGGCAAAGGCCTTCATGGTGCGGCCTCTTCGTGGCCCGCTTCGCCGGGCACCGCCGGGTCCGGGCGCGCGGCTTCATCGTCGTCGCCGTACTCGGTGTCGAAGGCCTGCGCCTGCCAGCCGCGCTCGCCCAGATAGCGCACCATCACCGGCACGTTGCCGTGGGTCACGATGATGCGTGCGGCGCCGGTGGCGCTGATCGCCTGCAGCAGTCCGGGCCAGTCGGCATGGTCGGACAGCGCAAAGCCGCGGTCGACGCCGCGCCGCCGGCGCGTGCCGCGCAGCTGCATCCAGCCGCTGGCGAAGGCGTCCGAGGCATCGCCGAACCGCCGCAGCCACGGCGAACGCTGTGCCGATGGCGGTGCCACCACCAGCGCCTGGCGCAGCAGCGGGCTGCGCGCCGGCAGTTCGGTGGCCAGCGCCATCGGCGGCAGTGCGACGCCGGCCTCGGCATAGGCCGCGTTGAGCTGCGTCAGCGCGCCATGCACGATCACCGGGCCGGGCATGCCATCGGCGCCGGCATGCCGCAGCAGGCCGTGCAGGATGCGCTGCGCCTTGCCGAAGGTATAGGCGTAGACGATGCTGGCGCGCCCGGCGCGGACGTTGGCCTGCCACCAGTCGAAGATCTCGGCCATCAGCGTCGCCTGCGGCGGCCAGCGGTAGATCGGCAGGCCGAACGTGCTTTCGGTGATGAAGGTATCGCAGGGCACCGGCTCGAACGGGTCGCAGGTGCCGTCGGCTTCCAGCTTGTAGTCGCCGGAGGCCACCCAGACCTGCCCGCCATGCTCGAGCCGCACTTGCGCGGAGCCCAGCACGTGCCCGGCCGGATGCAGGCTCAGCGTGACGCCGTGGTGGGTGATGCGTTCGCCGTAGCGCAGGGTATCGAGCTGGATGCCGGGCAGCCGCGCCAGCAGCACGCCGCGGCCGGGCGCGGCGCACAGGTAGTGCGCATGGCCGAAACGGGCGTGGTCGGAGTGCGCATGCGTGATGACGGCGCGCTCGACCGGGCGCCATGGATCGATGTAGAAATCGCCGGGCGGGCAATAGAGGCCTTCCGGCCGGGCGACGATCAGGTCGCCGGGGCGGGCGGAATCCGGGAGCGGCCGGGTGGTGTCCAAGCGTGCCTCCTGATGCACTGCGGCCGACGCGGCCGCGATGCTCCCGCGGTGGGAGACCTGGGCATCATACTGCGCTAAGCCGCGCGGTGTGGAGGCGGTGGGGGCTGGTTCGGGTGTCGGTGGGGGTCTGACAATATGCAGGCCGCGGAGGCCGTGCTTCGGCGCAACCGCGCTGATGGTTTGCTCCCCTCTCCCGCGTGCGGGAGAGGGGCC from Cupriavidus nantongensis encodes the following:
- a CDS encoding ligase-associated DNA damage response DEXH box helicase, which translates into the protein MNPPRAARQPAIDPAPTPPPLTVAQGMQALFDARGWQPFAFQREVWTAIARGQSGLLHATTGTGKTYAAWLGALMAFATPRAAPSHDKPAPPLTVLWLTPMRALAADTTRALQAPLAELDLDWTVALRTGDTGSAERAAQQRRLPTALVTTPESLTLMLTRADAHDTLRRVRMVVVDEWHELLGNKRGVQVQLALARLRQWQPALMVWGLSATLGNLPHAADVLLSGVPGERRVLVHGHTPKTLVIDTLLPDSASRFPFAGHLGLSMLPHVVEELAHGGTTLVFLNTRSQAELWYQALLDARPDWAGEIALHHGSLDRAVREWVELNLKNGALRAVVCTSSLDLGVDFLPVERVLQVGSPKGVARLLQRAGRSGHAPGRASRVTVVPTHSLELVEAVAARHAVQAGRIEARESPDKPLDVLVQHLVTVALGGGFRPGALLAEVRSAWAYRGLTDEEWQWCLDFVRQGGATLSAYPDFRRAVPDEAGVWRVPDAGLARRHRMSVGTIVSDATMQVRYWSRAGSGGASLGSVEEGFIARLAPGDCFLFGGRLLELVRVQEMTAFVRRATGRRPVVPRWNGGKMPMSTELAEAVIDTLAAAAAGRLDLRDTPELPLIQPLVDLQAQWSALPSRHTLLAESLQSREGWHLFLYPFAGRSVHLGLGSLLAWRLGQQVPATFSVAVNDYGLELLASAPVDWARWLPQVLADERRRDLAADVLGSLNAGELSLRRFREIARIAGLIFQGYPGAPKSARQLQASSSLFYEVFRKHDPGNLLLGQAEREVLMQELDAHRLAATLERLSALKLDLHALKRPTPLSFPLVVEFLREKLSTEKLADRIARMLADLELAAGPEPGEAAGMPAGMMADAVAEAARFGMADHAGPSARTARRPRRPRKPSKPLPLL
- a CDS encoding ligase-associated DNA damage response exonuclease; its protein translation is MDTTRPLPDSARPGDLIVARPEGLYCPPGDFYIDPWRPVERAVITHAHSDHARFGHAHYLCAAPGRGVLLARLPGIQLDTLRYGERITHHGVTLSLHPAGHVLGSAQVRLEHGGQVWVASGDYKLEADGTCDPFEPVPCDTFITESTFGLPIYRWPPQATLMAEIFDWWQANVRAGRASIVYAYTFGKAQRILHGLLRHAGADGMPGPVIVHGALTQLNAAYAEAGVALPPMALATELPARSPLLRQALVVAPPSAQRSPWLRRFGDASDAFASGWMQLRGTRRRRGVDRGFALSDHADWPGLLQAISATGAARIIVTHGNVPVMVRYLGERGWQAQAFDTEYGDDDEAARPDPAVPGEAGHEEAAP
- a CDS encoding SDR family NAD(P)-dependent oxidoreductase → MSTHPFDLTGKVALVTGGNGGIGLGIAEGLAAAGADIAIWGTNADKNAAAADRLGRHGRKVHTELCDVGDEQAVDAAIARTVAALGRIDGCFANAGVGSGSKAPFDQLETEAWRRTLRVNLDGAFFTLRAAVRQMLVQGEGGVLCSTASVAAIEGAPRAEHYAATKGGVISMMRGLAVEYARKGIRAHSILPGWIRTEMTSAAQGNDAFQEMVHKRVPMRRWGEGSDFAGIAVYLMSPASAYHTGDTFVIDGGYTLF
- the pdeM gene encoding ligase-associated DNA damage response endonuclease PdeM; translation: MNPDARTLEQGGAMAVVAASETLWLLPEHALWWPAAGMLMVADVHFGKAAAFRALGQPVPHGTTGDNLAVLTRLVRQLPVDELVFLGDFLHARASRTPSVLQALYDWRQELPAHLRCTLVRGNHDARAGDPPASLEIAVVSEPAVAGPFALCHMPGTSPLGYVLAGHLHPACRLRGSGADSLRLPCFLFGPRGAILPAFGAFTGHATVRPQADERAYVVGGGRVWPVGPRRQNSGQNNV
- a CDS encoding ATP-dependent DNA ligase, whose translation is MKAFADLYAALDGTTSTKARLAALVDYLRTAPPEDAAWAVYFLAGGKPRQIVPVSLLRDLARQAADLPDWLFEESYQAVGDLAETIALLLPDPRDADHAGLAEWVEQRLLPLRGLPPEALQPRLDALWRPLDAHGRLVLFKLITGAFRVGVSRLLVTRALGEVAGIDPKRVAERMVGYTDLSARPDAARFLALLAPEDEDDRALRAGGQPYPFFLAHPLQAPAEQFDTVLGAPGAWLVEWKWDGIRAQLVRRGGQTWLWSRGEELITERFPELQQAAAPLPDGTVLDGEIVIWQQGRVQPFALLQQRIGRKTLSTRLLREAPALLMAYDLLEWQGEDWRTRPQAERRAQLEQVVAAHVHPALELSPLVEADSWEHYARLRDASRELGVEGFMLKAAGAAYGAGRTKDVGVWWKWKIDPYSIDAVLVYAQRGHGRRASLYTDFTFAVWNGPPGTPGRTLVPFAKAYSGLTDAEMRAVDAIVRRTTVEKFGPVRSVEPTQVFELGFEGIARSGRHKSGIAVRFPRMLRWRTDKPIDEADTLATLEAMLPVPGAPREDAA